The proteins below come from a single uncultured Dethiosulfovibrio sp. genomic window:
- a CDS encoding PAS domain S-box protein produces the protein MYVMVCKLEKLIKESPLLGFAHHRILVDDDGKPFDYVFLEVNSTFERLTGLKRDEILNKTVRQCLPGVEGADFDWIAAYGEVALTGKEREFESYSEPLGKWFRVYAHSTEKYFFTTLFLDITEYKRQTEELEGFFSVNLDLLCIADVDGNFVKTNHAWSEILGYSPEELDGGKFLDFVHPDDLEPTLKAMESLSQGDKVLNFVNRYRSRNGSYRFIEWRSYPKGRLIYAAARDITDRKKSEEKLMEYRERLSKAQIFARAGTWEFDVNTSRLFWSPECEALFGVEEGTFEGTFEGFIRRIHPDDMDLVLKTTEPLVALKKGVSLDYSHRIITDSGEVRWVKESAGVVRDGGGKTEKVVGFVMDITEQKQAEKSLSESKKQLDMFFAQSLSGFFFMMLDEPIVWNDQSDKDRLLDYVMGHQRIVKVNQAMLDLYGATEDNFIGITPCDLFSHDIDYGRTLWRGLFDKGRWHVETREKRMDGTDVLFDGDYICTYDEEGRITGHFGVQTDVTERKVGEEALARALEERRILLDNVQIQLWYLIDDHTYGAVNKAHGDFLGVDPEDLAFKDMYDIFPPEIVEECRKVNVEVFISGRAMQTEEWVPNSSGEPRLLSILKSPKLSPEGTVEYVVASAYDITDQKRAEEALRIAKTKAEAASVAKSEFLANMSHEIRTPMNSVLGMTELLLDTPLEDEQRRFIQILRSSANSLLELINDILDFSKVEAGKLELKMIDFNLPTLLEHFGALMESTAKAKGLDFSLSLSPKVPPFLRGDPWRLRQILSNLTGNAIKFTPRGSVEIKVDLFCQNDTDVMVRFSVQDTGVGIPEDKMDMLFDKFSQLDSTSTRQHGGTGLGLAISKQLAELMGGGVGVESQEGAGSNFWFVVILERQPEGSFKDEVILSEPSFAPRFERRNTRLLVVEDHHVNRIVVVEMIKKLGIAADVAADGEEAVAAVKKGDYDLVLMDCQMPVMDGYEATRRIRAIGGEKSKVPIVAVTANAMSDDRDRSMEAGMDDYITKPISRRALQEVLERWLPICDCDRGSISSKASKAGGIQMEQRNWDKSFLMDLLDGDIDVVDEVIKGFLSETPKKISAISDGLASKDRRSVALYSHAIKGSSNTVGATDLASIAFSVEKSAEDGNLEDLLVLKDQLIQEFERLKVAMEGAI, from the coding sequence ATGTACGTTATGGTCTGTAAGCTGGAAAAGCTTATCAAGGAAAGTCCCCTTTTGGGCTTTGCCCATCACAGGATATTGGTCGACGACGATGGCAAGCCCTTCGACTATGTTTTTTTGGAGGTAAACTCCACCTTCGAGCGTCTAACGGGCCTCAAAAGGGATGAGATTCTGAACAAAACCGTCAGACAGTGTCTGCCTGGGGTTGAGGGGGCCGATTTCGACTGGATCGCTGCCTACGGAGAGGTCGCATTGACAGGCAAGGAGAGGGAGTTCGAGAGTTATTCCGAGCCTTTAGGAAAATGGTTCAGAGTCTACGCCCACTCGACCGAAAAATACTTCTTCACCACCCTTTTTCTCGATATAACCGAATATAAGAGGCAGACCGAGGAGCTGGAGGGCTTTTTCTCCGTCAACCTAGATCTGCTCTGTATCGCCGACGTAGATGGAAACTTCGTGAAGACCAACCACGCCTGGTCGGAGATCCTGGGCTACTCCCCAGAGGAGCTGGACGGCGGAAAGTTTTTGGACTTCGTCCACCCCGACGACCTTGAGCCCACTCTTAAGGCCATGGAAAGCCTGTCCCAGGGGGATAAGGTATTGAACTTCGTCAACCGCTATAGATCTCGAAATGGGTCCTACCGCTTCATAGAATGGCGATCCTACCCCAAGGGCAGGCTTATCTACGCCGCAGCCAGGGATATCACCGACAGAAAAAAGTCGGAGGAAAAGCTTATGGAGTACAGGGAAAGGCTATCCAAGGCCCAGATATTCGCCAGGGCTGGGACCTGGGAGTTCGACGTAAACACCTCAAGGCTGTTTTGGTCGCCGGAGTGTGAGGCCCTTTTCGGAGTCGAGGAGGGCACCTTTGAGGGGACCTTCGAGGGGTTTATAAGACGTATCCATCCCGACGACATGGATCTGGTTCTAAAGACCACAGAGCCTCTAGTGGCCTTAAAAAAGGGAGTTTCGTTGGATTATAGCCACAGGATTATCACCGATAGTGGAGAGGTTCGCTGGGTCAAAGAGTCCGCCGGAGTGGTGAGAGACGGAGGAGGAAAAACGGAAAAAGTCGTCGGATTCGTGATGGATATAACCGAGCAAAAACAGGCGGAAAAGAGTCTTTCGGAGAGCAAAAAACAGCTTGATATGTTCTTCGCCCAGTCTTTGAGTGGATTTTTCTTCATGATGCTCGACGAGCCTATAGTCTGGAACGATCAAAGCGACAAGGATAGGCTATTGGACTACGTTATGGGCCATCAGAGGATTGTAAAGGTAAACCAGGCAATGCTCGACCTCTACGGAGCTACGGAGGATAATTTTATCGGTATTACCCCTTGCGATCTCTTTTCCCACGATATAGATTACGGACGGACACTGTGGCGTGGGCTGTTCGATAAGGGACGATGGCACGTGGAGACCAGGGAAAAGAGAATGGACGGTACCGACGTGCTGTTCGACGGAGATTATATCTGCACCTACGACGAAGAGGGCCGTATCACCGGTCACTTTGGGGTTCAGACCGACGTCACCGAAAGGAAGGTCGGAGAAGAGGCCCTTGCTAGGGCCCTTGAGGAACGGAGAATTCTCCTCGATAACGTTCAGATTCAGCTTTGGTATCTCATAGACGACCATACCTACGGAGCTGTTAACAAGGCCCATGGGGATTTTCTCGGCGTAGACCCCGAGGACCTGGCCTTCAAGGATATGTACGATATTTTCCCGCCGGAGATCGTTGAGGAGTGCCGAAAGGTAAACGTAGAGGTATTTATCAGCGGCAGGGCTATGCAGACAGAGGAATGGGTTCCCAATTCATCGGGAGAACCGAGGCTTTTGTCAATATTGAAGAGCCCAAAGTTATCTCCCGAAGGTACGGTCGAGTACGTCGTAGCCTCAGCCTACGATATCACTGACCAAAAACGGGCGGAGGAGGCCCTGAGAATCGCCAAAACGAAGGCCGAAGCCGCAAGCGTGGCTAAAAGCGAGTTCCTCGCCAACATGAGCCACGAGATACGTACCCCTATGAACAGCGTACTTGGCATGACCGAGCTACTGCTGGATACCCCTTTAGAGGACGAGCAGCGTAGATTTATACAGATCCTCCGGTCCAGCGCCAATTCCCTGTTGGAGCTTATAAACGACATCTTGGACTTCTCCAAGGTGGAGGCGGGCAAGCTGGAACTTAAAATGATCGACTTCAACCTCCCTACTCTGCTGGAGCACTTCGGAGCTCTGATGGAGTCCACAGCCAAGGCCAAGGGACTTGACTTCAGCCTTTCTCTATCGCCGAAGGTTCCGCCCTTCCTTAGAGGCGACCCATGGCGTCTAAGGCAGATATTGTCCAACCTAACCGGTAATGCCATCAAGTTTACACCTCGAGGATCGGTGGAGATAAAGGTCGACCTATTCTGCCAGAACGACACCGACGTTATGGTCCGTTTCTCCGTCCAGGATACAGGGGTAGGGATTCCCGAGGATAAAATGGATATGCTTTTCGACAAGTTCTCCCAGCTGGACAGCACAAGCACCAGACAGCACGGAGGAACGGGGTTAGGGCTGGCGATCAGCAAACAGCTGGCGGAGCTGATGGGCGGTGGCGTAGGGGTTGAGAGCCAGGAAGGTGCTGGGTCTAACTTCTGGTTCGTGGTTATACTGGAGAGACAGCCTGAGGGATCCTTCAAGGACGAGGTAATCCTATCGGAACCGTCGTTCGCCCCTAGGTTCGAGAGGAGAAACACCAGATTACTGGTGGTCGAGGATCACCACGTCAACCGTATAGTCGTCGTTGAGATGATCAAAAAACTGGGGATAGCCGCTGACGTGGCCGCCGACGGTGAGGAGGCCGTGGCGGCGGTGAAGAAGGGAGACTACGATCTGGTCCTCATGGACTGTCAGATGCCCGTAATGGACGGCTACGAGGCAACCAGGAGGATAAGAGCTATCGGCGGAGAAAAGAGCAAAGTGCCTATCGTCGCAGTGACAGCCAACGCTATGAGCGACGACAGAGATCGATCAATGGAGGCGGGAATGGACGACTACATAACAAAGCCCATATCGAGACGAGCGCTTCAGGAGGTCCTGGAGAGATGGCTACCTATTTGTGATTGTGATAGGGGTTCTATATCCTCAAAAGCATCTAAAGCAGGAGGGATACAGATGGAGCAAAGGAACTGGGATAAGTCCTTTCTGATGGACCTTTTGGACGGAGATATAGACGTTGTGGATGAGGTTATCAAAGGTTTTCTGTCTGAGACCCCTAAAAAAATATCCGCTATATCCGATGGATTGGCCTCAAAGGACCGTCGATCGGTGGCCCTTTACTCCCACGCAATCAAAGGCTCCTCCAATACCGTAGGTGCTACCGATCTCGCTTCCATCGCTTTTTCCGTAGAAAAGTCGGCGGAGGACGGAAATCTAGAGGATCTGTTGGTTCTGAAGGATCAGCTGATCCAGGAGTTTGAGCGGCTGAAGGTCGCTATGGAAGGGGCAATATAG
- a CDS encoding nitroreductase family protein, with amino-acid sequence MNNLSESMPDALRAILARRSVRRFHRDRPVEGWKRDCILAAATSAPSAKGIRPFRFLLLEDRVILDSLADALSQGIIFKEATLAIAVCADLSSYPEGSLGWLEDCSAALENTLIAATSLNLSSVWFGVYRRSPKEEQVREVLKVPPHVEVQGIAVIGYGAEEQPPREGIDLPLIGVGTWDMAFDVSR; translated from the coding sequence ATGAACAATTTGTCCGAATCGATGCCAGATGCCCTTAGGGCTATTCTGGCAAGAAGAAGCGTCAGAAGGTTTCACAGGGATAGACCGGTGGAGGGCTGGAAGAGGGACTGTATCCTCGCCGCCGCGACCTCCGCTCCCAGTGCCAAGGGTATCAGGCCGTTTCGTTTTCTCTTACTGGAGGACAGGGTTATATTGGACTCTCTGGCCGACGCTCTCTCTCAGGGAATAATCTTCAAAGAAGCCACTTTGGCGATAGCGGTATGTGCCGATCTCTCCTCCTATCCTGAAGGAAGTCTGGGGTGGCTGGAGGACTGCTCCGCCGCACTGGAAAACACGCTGATAGCCGCTACCTCGCTGAACCTCTCGTCGGTTTGGTTTGGGGTCTATCGCCGTTCCCCTAAGGAGGAACAGGTCAGGGAGGTTCTGAAGGTTCCCCCTCACGTGGAGGTTCAGGGCATAGCGGTTATCGGTTACGGAGCGGAAGAGCAACCGCCGAGGGAGGGAATAGACCTCCCTTTGATAGGGGTCGGGACCTGGGATATGGCTTTTGATGTGAGTAGATAA
- a CDS encoding YigZ family protein yields MASITDTYWTITTTETFVLKERRSQFIATVTPASTPEEAKSSIEAISKKYSDARHNCWAYRVGYPDTVDHFSDDGEPSGSAGRPILGAILKANLFDLALVVTRYFGGVKLGVRGLIDAYSISAEEALGLCQRDERIVTVPFKFSCTYDRYRDCLHHVKSQGIDDSWLTPFFDQAISVTMKVPLSQGQEMEILLEDLRQRSILIDWAKD; encoded by the coding sequence ATGGCCTCGATAACCGACACATACTGGACTATAACGACAACTGAGACCTTCGTCCTGAAAGAACGAAGGTCTCAGTTCATCGCAACCGTAACACCAGCCTCGACCCCAGAAGAGGCTAAAAGTTCCATAGAGGCCATATCAAAGAAATATTCCGACGCAAGGCATAACTGCTGGGCTTACAGGGTAGGATACCCCGATACGGTGGACCATTTCTCCGACGATGGAGAACCGTCGGGCTCCGCAGGCCGACCGATTCTTGGGGCCATACTAAAGGCGAACCTTTTCGACCTCGCGTTGGTAGTTACAAGATATTTCGGAGGTGTAAAGCTAGGGGTCAGAGGACTTATAGACGCTTATTCCATCTCCGCTGAGGAGGCTCTCGGCCTTTGCCAAAGGGATGAACGGATTGTCACTGTCCCCTTTAAATTCTCCTGTACCTACGACCGTTACAGGGACTGCCTCCATCACGTTAAGTCCCAGGGAATAGACGATAGCTGGCTGACTCCGTTCTTCGATCAGGCGATATCGGTGACGATGAAGGTGCCTCTGTCTCAGGGCCAGGAGATGGAGATCCTCCTGGAGGACCTGAGACAGAGATCCATATTAATCGACTGGGCAAAGGATTAG
- a CDS encoding HIT domain-containing protein, whose translation MKNIFAPWRISYIQSTDKPLGCIFCAFPEQDRDEENLILHRGRHSFVILNRYPYNSGHLMVVPYRHTSDYCSLTGEEVGEIHRLSSMAIEVMKKTINPEGFNLGINLGKVAGAGMEDHVHLHIVPRWNGDTNFMPVMGDVRVIPQSLEETFRVFADSWPR comes from the coding sequence ATGAAAAACATATTTGCACCGTGGAGAATATCCTATATCCAGTCCACCGATAAACCGTTGGGATGTATCTTCTGCGCCTTTCCTGAACAGGACAGGGACGAGGAAAACCTGATACTCCATCGAGGACGACACTCATTTGTCATACTAAATAGATATCCATACAATTCAGGCCACCTGATGGTGGTCCCCTACAGGCACACCTCAGACTACTGTTCCCTCACTGGGGAGGAGGTGGGAGAGATTCATCGGTTATCCTCCATGGCGATAGAGGTAATGAAGAAGACAATAAATCCAGAAGGATTTAATTTAGGGATAAACCTAGGTAAAGTCGCAGGAGCAGGGATGGAGGATCACGTCCATCTCCATATTGTTCCCCGATGGAACGGCGACACTAACTTCATGCCCGTCATGGGAGACGTCAGGGTTATACCTCAGTCCCTTGAGGAGACTTTCAGGGTGTTTGCAGACTCATGGCCTCGATAA
- a CDS encoding ParB/RepB/Spo0J family partition protein — protein MAQKRSLGKGLGALLPQGKLEAEELLLTEIVPNPDQPRKTFPHEALEELAQSIKNHGIIQPILVKVKDGQNTIVAGERRWRAASLAGLEKAPVRYFHGTDEEILEVSLIENLQREDLSPLETATSLQEMIKKLNITQEEAATKVGWSRSAVANKIRLLNLPPLSRDLLEQGRISEGHGRLLLSLRDNDEIDRTASRCVQLGWSVKDLERHLKEGKKGTRPPKPQTPDWGRPFRDRKIGVAQRETRGKVNITISGLTKGQAQAIGEILSQAGDRLFPGE, from the coding sequence ATGGCTCAAAAAAGATCTTTAGGAAAGGGGCTAGGGGCTCTCCTTCCTCAGGGAAAACTGGAGGCTGAGGAACTCCTGCTGACGGAGATCGTCCCCAATCCCGATCAGCCTCGAAAGACATTTCCTCATGAGGCTCTCGAGGAACTGGCACAGTCGATAAAAAATCACGGGATCATACAACCTATACTCGTCAAGGTTAAAGACGGCCAAAACACCATAGTGGCAGGGGAGAGAAGGTGGAGAGCCGCTTCCCTGGCGGGACTGGAAAAGGCACCGGTCAGATATTTTCACGGAACCGACGAAGAGATACTGGAGGTATCCCTGATAGAGAACCTCCAGAGGGAAGACCTATCTCCCTTAGAGACCGCCACCTCCTTACAGGAAATGATAAAAAAACTCAACATAACACAGGAGGAGGCCGCTACAAAGGTCGGTTGGAGCCGATCGGCGGTGGCAAATAAGATAAGGCTACTCAACCTGCCGCCTCTCTCCAGAGATCTCCTGGAACAGGGTCGAATATCCGAAGGTCACGGCAGGCTTTTGCTGTCCCTCAGGGATAACGACGAGATCGACAGAACCGCCTCCAGGTGTGTCCAGTTAGGATGGTCGGTAAAGGACCTTGAGAGACATCTAAAGGAGGGGAAAAAGGGGACCCGCCCGCCGAAGCCCCAGACACCTGACTGGGGGAGGCCCTTCAGGGACAGAAAAATCGGGGTGGCTCAGAGAGAGACCAGGGGGAAGGTAAACATAACTATCTCAGGCCTCACGAAAGGGCAAGCCCAGGCCATAGGGGAAATACTGTCTCAGGCTGGAGACAGGTTATTTCCCGGGGAATAG
- a CDS encoding ParA family protein, producing the protein MITIAVTNQKGGVAKTTSSVNLAAELGAMGQKVLVVDADPQGNCSSGLGQDREDSPESLYDILIEGKDAQSVIRETPWEGVSLIPANINLAGAEVELSSAISRESRLKSALDGINDRFDVAIIDCPPSLGLLTINALVGADRTIVPIQCEYYALEGVGQLVRTIELVKQYLNPNLKLDGIVMTMFDSRTRLANDVVAEVRESFGDKVFDAVIPRNVALSEAPSYGKPIRYYQENCKGAQAYRELAEEVRKKWLKKDL; encoded by the coding sequence ATGATAACTATCGCTGTTACAAACCAAAAAGGAGGGGTCGCCAAGACCACCAGCTCGGTAAACTTGGCGGCAGAGCTTGGAGCTATGGGGCAAAAGGTCTTGGTGGTCGACGCCGACCCTCAGGGAAACTGCTCCAGCGGGTTGGGACAGGACAGAGAGGATTCCCCTGAAAGCCTCTACGACATACTTATAGAGGGCAAAGACGCTCAATCGGTCATAAGAGAGACTCCATGGGAAGGGGTATCACTGATACCGGCGAACATAAACCTTGCGGGAGCGGAGGTGGAGCTTTCCTCCGCCATAAGCAGGGAATCGCGACTGAAAAGCGCCCTTGACGGTATCAATGATAGGTTTGACGTCGCCATTATAGACTGCCCCCCATCTCTGGGGCTACTGACCATAAACGCACTTGTAGGGGCGGATCGCACGATAGTCCCGATCCAGTGCGAGTACTACGCATTGGAGGGAGTTGGGCAGCTGGTCAGGACTATCGAACTGGTAAAGCAGTATCTAAACCCCAATCTCAAGCTGGATGGAATAGTCATGACCATGTTCGACAGCAGGACCAGGCTGGCCAACGACGTGGTAGCGGAGGTCAGGGAGAGTTTCGGGGATAAGGTTTTTGACGCCGTAATACCTCGAAACGTAGCCCTATCGGAGGCCCCAAGCTACGGAAAGCCTATAAGGTATTATCAGGAAAACTGCAAAGGGGCTCAGGCCTATAGAGAATTAGCGGAGGAGGTACGCAAAAAATGGCTCAAAAAAGATCTTTAG
- the rsmG gene encoding 16S rRNA (guanine(527)-N(7))-methyltransferase RsmG — protein sequence MEDEKKLIQPNISKTTEDRLRAYCELLSHWSSEKVRLTGPKDKETIWSDHIQDCLFALSLLPESGRIIDVGTGGGLPGAAWAICRPDLEVFLLDSQSRKTNALTSVIEELGLKNVQVLWGRSEEIAKTERESFDLATARGVSELGIVAEYLSPLVAIGGTVLAIKGPGYVEEMEKIGGRWNTLALGKPEIHGYVNGERQGFLISMVKTGPCPDRFPRKPGKAEKTPWWEDKR from the coding sequence ATGGAAGATGAAAAAAAACTTATACAGCCGAACATATCCAAAACGACGGAGGACAGACTACGGGCGTACTGCGAGCTCTTAAGCCACTGGTCCTCGGAGAAAGTGAGGCTGACAGGACCTAAGGATAAAGAGACCATATGGAGTGACCATATTCAGGACTGTCTCTTTGCCCTATCCCTACTTCCTGAAAGCGGGAGGATTATCGACGTAGGGACCGGCGGGGGGCTTCCAGGTGCCGCATGGGCTATTTGCAGACCCGACCTGGAGGTATTTCTTCTCGATAGTCAGAGCAGAAAGACCAACGCCCTTACATCTGTGATCGAAGAACTAGGGCTTAAAAACGTTCAGGTTCTATGGGGAAGATCGGAGGAGATAGCTAAAACGGAGAGGGAATCTTTCGACCTAGCCACCGCGAGAGGGGTCAGCGAGTTAGGTATCGTCGCCGAATATCTCTCGCCTCTGGTCGCAATAGGAGGAACGGTCTTAGCCATAAAGGGACCGGGATACGTGGAGGAAATGGAGAAAATAGGCGGAAGATGGAATACCCTTGCCCTGGGAAAACCGGAGATACATGGCTACGTCAACGGAGAGAGACAGGGTTTTTTGATCTCTATGGTAAAAACAGGCCCATGCCCCGATAGATTCCCTAGAAAACCTGGAAAAGCGGAAAAAACACCTTGGTGGGAGGATAAAAGATGA
- a CDS encoding LysR family transcriptional regulator, whose product MTLLHQLKTFCVLVEEGSFTRAAEKLYLSQPSVSQHISTLEKEYDVSLFNRRGRRLSLTPEGNALYTLALDVLKRSEAIPARFREMQAMRYGRLDLGVSTYVGTSVIPHFVAAFRSRHPDVAMTLQTGNDPDIHKMLRQGEIEIAILEGNARTFNDKDLKTFVIGQDDILLVAPADHPWRGGPGITPSKLNDEHLILYEKDCSLCPFIQEYLMEQRIDQHRGTFVNSRDVAKALVKAGAGLAFINRGSVKEDLQSANLVSIPMEGLSDKKLDIVCFYRQSTGLGFAGWAFRRILEKGQNR is encoded by the coding sequence ATGACTTTGCTTCATCAGCTAAAAACCTTCTGCGTCCTGGTGGAGGAGGGATCTTTCACCAGAGCGGCGGAAAAGCTATATCTTTCCCAGCCATCGGTAAGCCAACATATCTCCACGTTGGAAAAAGAGTACGACGTATCTCTCTTTAACCGAAGAGGCAGAAGGCTCTCCCTGACCCCTGAGGGGAACGCCCTCTACACGCTGGCTCTGGACGTGCTCAAAAGGTCCGAGGCTATTCCCGCCAGATTCAGGGAAATGCAGGCCATGAGGTACGGCAGGCTGGATCTGGGCGTATCCACCTACGTAGGCACCTCGGTTATACCCCATTTCGTGGCGGCCTTTCGCTCAAGACACCCGGACGTCGCGATGACCTTACAGACCGGTAACGACCCTGACATACACAAAATGCTGCGACAAGGCGAAATAGAGATAGCCATACTCGAAGGTAACGCCAGAACCTTTAACGACAAAGACCTTAAGACTTTCGTGATAGGTCAAGACGATATCCTCCTGGTGGCCCCAGCAGATCATCCATGGAGAGGCGGTCCAGGAATAACCCCGTCCAAACTAAACGACGAACATCTAATACTTTACGAAAAAGATTGTTCTTTATGCCCTTTTATCCAAGAGTATTTGATGGAGCAGAGGATAGATCAACATAGAGGGACTTTCGTAAACAGCCGAGACGTAGCCAAAGCACTGGTAAAAGCTGGGGCAGGTCTGGCTTTTATAAACAGAGGATCGGTAAAAGAGGACCTCCAATCGGCGAACCTCGTATCCATACCTATGGAGGGGCTTTCGGATAAAAAACTGGACATAGTCTGTTTTTATCGTCAGTCCACTGGCCTTGGGTTTGCCGGCTGGGCTTTCAGAAGAATACTTGAAAAAGGTCAAAATAGATAA
- a CDS encoding M20/M25/M40 family metallo-hydrolase, whose amino-acid sequence MDVSRRDDLIQLCQELIRHPSPSGEEGAIARFVHSAMITLGYEDVYVDGYGSVVGTIDFGGSGPTLLMESQMDHAEVGDVGEWRNYPFGGMIDRGRIYGRGATDQKGILAAMVTALAWLKQCPPEGIEGKAVMAAMVHQETFERAASKLVAERIRPDRVISGEPSELTVERGQRGRASIVLETSGRMEHSSMGDRSSAEFMVYLVSEIGRRFTPKESPFFGKGALTLTSLHSYPLDARTTMPVRCCATFDRRILPGETGEGVLEEIRSILKAVNTPPDLEFKVSMDRGDGHCYTGAMIGSEGFAPAWQIDQDHPFISTVLEGVKACGLKTVLSSRSGFGTNGCIYGGEMEIPTIVFGPSRRELAHVVDEYIDVDQLVMGCECYRAIAEKILIRKEEFRYGESD is encoded by the coding sequence ATGGATGTTTCTAGACGAGACGACCTGATACAGCTGTGTCAGGAACTTATAAGACACCCCAGCCCTTCCGGGGAAGAAGGGGCTATAGCTCGTTTTGTCCACTCCGCGATGATCACCTTAGGTTACGAGGACGTCTACGTGGACGGCTACGGCAGCGTCGTCGGCACCATCGACTTCGGAGGATCCGGTCCAACCCTTTTGATGGAGTCCCAGATGGACCACGCTGAGGTCGGAGATGTAGGAGAATGGCGAAACTATCCCTTTGGAGGCATGATCGACAGGGGCAGGATATACGGAAGAGGGGCCACCGACCAGAAAGGTATTTTGGCCGCTATGGTCACCGCCCTCGCTTGGCTAAAACAGTGCCCTCCTGAGGGGATCGAAGGCAAGGCGGTTATGGCCGCTATGGTTCATCAGGAGACCTTCGAGAGGGCGGCCTCCAAGCTGGTCGCCGAGAGGATAAGGCCCGACAGGGTTATCTCCGGTGAGCCATCGGAGTTGACGGTGGAGAGGGGACAAAGAGGTCGTGCGTCGATAGTCCTGGAGACCTCCGGCCGTATGGAGCACAGCTCTATGGGAGACAGAAGCTCTGCGGAGTTTATGGTTTATCTAGTGTCGGAGATAGGACGGCGGTTTACCCCGAAGGAGAGCCCTTTTTTCGGAAAAGGCGCCCTTACCCTCACCAGCCTTCATTCCTATCCTCTGGACGCCAGAACCACTATGCCGGTGAGGTGCTGTGCAACCTTTGACAGACGAATCCTGCCGGGAGAGACTGGGGAAGGGGTTCTGGAGGAGATAAGGTCCATTCTGAAGGCCGTAAATACTCCCCCAGATCTGGAGTTTAAGGTCTCCATGGACAGAGGGGACGGTCATTGCTACACCGGTGCCATGATTGGGTCCGAGGGGTTTGCCCCCGCCTGGCAGATAGATCAGGATCACCCCTTTATATCCACCGTCCTGGAAGGAGTCAAGGCCTGTGGTCTGAAGACCGTTCTTTCCAGCAGATCGGGTTTTGGGACCAACGGGTGCATATACGGCGGAGAGATGGAAATTCCTACTATAGTGTTCGGTCCCTCAAGGAGGGAGCTTGCCCACGTTGTGGACGAGTATATAGATGTAGATCAACTGGTTATGGGATGTGAATGTTATCGAGCGATAGCTGAGAAAATCCTGATCCGAAAGGAGGAGTTCCGTTATGGGGAAAGCGACTGA